A window of Saccharomyces paradoxus chromosome XIII, complete sequence genomic DNA:
GTTTTACCAAACATAAATGGAGGAGAAGAATCTGACACTTTCCGggttttcatcatcttggGTAAAATCTCAATTAGGTGAAGTATGTCGTTCATAAGTTTGGTTGTTTCATTCAGGACAGACTCAACCTTGGTCCGATGGAAGTCCTTGTACATTGCATCGATAAGTTCTTCCTCATGGTCTTTGACGGcataataaagttttttcaactgcAACTCCCTGAACTCTAGATCTTTCTTCCTTGGGTTACTTTCGTGAGACAATTTCAGTTGTTTctcaaagaagaaattccttgaagtttcaattttttcgtCTATTTTAGATACTGGGGTATAGttcagaatttttgaacCGCTGTTTGACATTTTAGTAGTAGATCTGGTATCCTTATGCTCTtatgaatattttctttaaataaGCAATATTCCAAAAGCAAAGCTTTTTATTTGGGGATTATCGATTTCATCCTCTAAGTCCGAAGGCCCCTTAATGAAacgacaaagaaaaagaaaagatgtGCGACTCTCCACCAAATCAAACTATTAAGACGAAAAGTGAAATTTCCTAGCAACTGTATATGGACTCTTGAAGCGAGGTTGATTGAATGGTAAAAGTCTATAGTCGATAGGTTGATATTAGTTCACCGGTAATTGTCTATGTAGCCTATATTTATCTTGTCGGCATGAAATTCATATTGAAGAGTATATgattatatataaaaatgcaTGTaagtattatattatatcaCGGACTATTTGGAATTACTATGCCTTATGAGTTTGTTATTTCATTCCCGTTAGGTGTCGTGATCGTTTTCTGGTGTGCTTGTACTGGAATTTGGTATACTACGTGGCTGTTGTAATGATAGTCTGGCTTCTCTCTCTTCtaagagaaaaattcttcttggcttacctcttctttttaaagTGAGTGAATAGTCTTCGAGTTTGTCCATTTTCTTGGAGAAATATTCGTATAACTGGGACATTGATAATCGACAATGGTGTCCCTTGAAAGTATTATTTCCTAATCGAATATTCTCGACAACTTTAATGGCTTGGTTTCTacttattttattttcaggTAGCGACAACCCATATTTGCTTGGGTCTTCTTTTATAtctattattctttttatgaTGGTCATTCTCTTAGTAAATAGAGTCCTTTCTTTGGCAGATCGCCTCCAAGTGGACCCGTATCTCCTCTCAAGGGAAAGAACTGATGGTTGCCCTGGTAGgccttcaaaatattcacGAGCTGCATCTGTAACGTTCTGGATTGCACGATTTAGTTTATATGACGTTCCGACATACCCTCCCCTGTTCCTGATATCATTCTCGTTTCCAGTTCCATCGCGTTGGTTATTAATATCGTCATCATTAGTAGTAGAATCGGGATTATTTAAAGCAATATTCTCGCTATTACCGTTGCTATCACTTTGGTTCTCATCATATTCtccattttcaaaatcagaTAGTCCTGGCTCAGGCTTGATGCGAGGATCACCTGCTAATATACTTGCGTGCATACTATATTCTTGCCAATTTGTCAATCTTGAGTGACTCTCATGAGTTTGCGTACTTTTTGAAGGATTTCCAACACGAGCAGCTTCCTGGGGAGTAACATTTTCCCCGGTATGGTCTATAAACCTTATTCTTTCCCCGGTCATAATACCAACTACCTCTTTGAAGACTTCTTTCATTGCGGAAACATCTTCAACATACTTGTTGATGTCTTTAAACCCTTTCTccaactttttttggttctctagaaagaaaagctcttgttcttttttcattaggCTGATTTCTTCCTTCAGATTCGAATTTTGCTCTTCCATCCTGGTTAGCTGTGCTATAAGAAATGCATTGAAGTTTGTTTCAGGGTGTTCCTTTATCCTTCCGGGGCCTGATCTGTTGTTGGGCCCTGCTGTCGATGTAGGCGCTATGGGAGGTTGGGCAGGGTCTGTCGCTCTGAAGAGAGGATTACTATTACGGCCTGGGACCATATACCTATTTAATGCAGCGTGTCTTGATACACTTGTTGGACTTGTGGTTATAGTTCGCTGTCTTGGATCGTGATTCCTACGTTCAGAATCTCTATCTGAATCATCGTCGTCCAACGATCCGTACTCCCCAAAACCTTCTACATAGTTATATTCTCGAGCGGGCATGTTTGATTGATGTGTTGAGACTCCAGGAATAACTTCTCAATgacagaaaatatattcCTCTGGAACAAGATTAACTTGAGTtattaaatatttcaagtTGGCGATGTCCTTTGTACTCTCGTTTATGTTCCAGTTTCAAGTAcgcttcctttttttctttttttactattaCTAAACTCGTTCTCTTTTAGACAATACAGgtagaaataaaatttgaATGCTATCCTTTAATATGAAAATGACGTTTAAGtgatatttatatatttatacatttttaCTTAACACCTAAGTGCGCTGGTCCTAATTGCGGTTCATTTGGATTTTGAAGGATCTAATATAGCCAACAATAAATCCAATTGCTCTTCCATCTTTTCTGTATCTTGGCCTAGGGCCTTCTTGTTGACGTTAATGGGTAGTAGTCGTGTCCCAACGTTGTCGTCTAACAGCTGTATTTCCTTACGTAACTGCATGGTTGATTTGTCTAGCCGTTCGTAAAACTGTTTGACATGGTTTTCGAATTGGGGTTTCACTGATTCATTACCACGTTTCAGTTCACCAAAAATGAACGTGACTTGGGACGCCTCCTGCAGCATGGAGCATAACTGGCTCTCTATATCATTTAGCGACTTAAGACGTTCCTGTATATATGGTGGCTGCATTGtttcgttttcttgtttcatCTCACTGTTCATATTGACATTTTGCatcgttattattttgactTGGCAGCGTTCTCCTAAGCGCGCCTTTGACTTGATGAGAAGATTAAATCAAATTAATATATCTAACGATCGAGTCAAAAAAGGTGGTTAGATGAGGTTATGCATACTGTCCAAGCGAGACCTTCGTACTCATTCGGTTGTACTCAAAACATGAAGGCAGCCGCAATGAGCGGCTTAAATCAAGGATTCATAAGATACCcgatatatatatatatatatatatatataagcCAAGATTTCTTCTATCACTGAATGTTTCAAAGTGTCTTATACAGTGGCTGCGTTCTGGCTATCATAATTCTTGTATTGCATATATTAGTCCTTCTGCAACCTTGGCTTGTTCGGGTGATTTCCTCGATGAACAAACGttactgaaaaattgaGCAGAAAAACCCAAGATTGTCTATATTATAAATGTTTTAAGTACGCCGATAAGGTCGCCTGTTATTAAGTTGACCCAGTGTGATTATTATATTTGCTATAACAATGGCTATTGAATTGGGACTTTCCCGTATTACTAAACTATTAGAGCATTTGGGCAATCCGCAAAACTCACTCAGAGTTCTGCACATTGCAGGAACAAATGGTAAGGGCTCAGTTTGTACTTACCTATCGTCTGTGTTGCAACAAAAGTCCTGCCAGATTGGCAAATTCACCACTCCACACTTAGTGCACGTTACTGATTCCATCACAATCAACAATAAGCCGATCCCGTTAGAAAGATATCGGAATATTAGATTAAAACTAGAAGCTTTAAACAAATCACACTCTCTGAAATGCACCGAATTCGAACTGTTAACGTGTACCGCATTTAAATACTTTTATGACGTGCAGTGCCAGTGGTGTGTCATAGAAGTGGGTCTTGGCGGAAGACTTGATGCGACCAATGTTATTCCAGGTGCAAACAAGGCATGTTGTGGTATTACTAAAATCGGTTTGGACCACGAAAGCTTTTTAGGTAACACCTTGTCTGAAATTTCTAAAGAGAAAGCTGGTATAATAACAAAAGGGGTGCCCTTTACAGTAATTGATGGAACCAATGAGCCAAATGTCATAAAAGTTGTTAAGGATAGATGTAAAGCTTTAGAGTCTAAACTATTCATTACAGATCCTCAACTTAATGGTAATATGATTGACACCAAATCCTGGGGTTGTTTTGACTTGGCGAAACTGCCACTGAATGGAGAATATCAGATATTTAATCTCAGAGTGGCTATGGGTATGTTAGACTACTTGCAAATTAACGAACTTATTAATATTACCAAAAATGAGGTTAGTTCAAGATTGGCGAATGTTGAATGGCCGGGGAGATTATATCGTATGGATTACTGCTATGACAAATTAAGTAACGGGACATTACCCATACTGATGGACGGTGCCCACAATGGCTCTGCTGCAACAGAGTTGGTTAAATACCTTAGAAAGGAATACGGAAACCAGCCCTTGACCTTCGTGATGGCAGTAACGTATGGAAAAAGCTTGGAGCCGCTACTTCAGCCATTATTGAGGCCTGTAGATCGAATAATTCTTACTCGTTTTAATAACGTGGAAGGTATGCCCTGGATTCATGCCACTGACCCTGAAGAGATAAaagatttcattttgacTCAGGGATATACGAGTGAGATAgagattgaaaatgaattgCATCAGGTATTGCCCTCTTTGGCCCATGTATCAAAAGAGCAAAGACGACCAATCGTTGTGTGCGGTTCACTATATTTATGTGGCGAATTATTACGAATTCATAACAGTCATTTGAGAAACTAGATAAAGTATGAAACAGCGAATATATAGActattgataataaaaatcCCAACAATATATcacttctttatttttttcttgcctcTTGAGTCCTTTTGGTTTCCCAACATATTTACTatatttctcttcttttcgCCTCCCTCTCTTTTAGGTGACACACTagtttcttccttcttcacTCGATCACCTATGCTTCCTTCGcctgatgaaattgattcCTCTTGTTCCTcgttcttctttaattcaTCGtagaaattttctttcaggtttttcttttgattaAGAGTATCTCCACCTTTCACCGATTCACTGCCTTTTCCACTACGATTATCAACACCCTGTTCGATGTCAGTTTTGAACaaggttttctttttttctgcctTCACGCTGAACATGTCTGaatcttctttcaaaagcGGTTTTATCAACCGTTCTCCAGTATTGGTAGTCTTCCCTACGTCATCGGTAACCTGATAGAATTGTAACTTTGACTCGTCATACTCCGGCTTTAGTAGCTTTACCAGCTCCTCAGTGCTCCATTCCGTCTTGTCCACATTCATCCATGCATCCCAACTCTTAGTGCCTGGTTCCAGCACGCAGGGCATTCTTTCGTGCAGCCATTCTAATTCTTTGGGGCCCTGTGCGGTTATTATGGTGAATGTATATAGGTCATCCTTTTCCACGTAATCATACATCCCTGCTACAAACATCAACTTACCGTCTCGTCTAGAAATGAAATAAGGcgtcttctttttccctACAGTTTtccattcaaaatatcCGCTCATAAGTACAGCAcaccttttcttctcacAGGGTCTCATCCACATTTTGCtcttttgtaaattttctAAGCGGGCATTAAAAGTACGATAAGTCTTGAATTGTGAAGCATCCTTAGTCCAGAAGGGTACAAGGCCCCATCTCATATATTGTACTGCTTTAACATCAGGACGATATACTGCAGAATAATTTGTAGGCGATACATTATAAGAAGCCTTGAATATATCCTTGCTAACGGTAGCGTGGTCTTTGGTATCTTCCGTGTCATGTGGACGCTGGTCAATCGATGAGGCGTCCTTGGGTGGATTTACTGGTAAATTCCACTCTCTTAGAAGCACGGGCAAATCTCCACTGTCATAAGCTAAGGCAAACCTACCACACATCTTGGTTAAAGGACGTTGGCGTTGACATTAATCTACTTCAATTAAGTTTTTGGTTCAACTGCTAGTTGTTTTGTTCCCTTTTTTGATCCCTtccaatttgaatttttcgtGGGGTTTCGGCCCTGCGAAAGTGCATTTACAAACCATCAACATTTTTAAGCATGAGTGGACCAGTTTCATTTAGTCACGAAAGTTCAAAGACAAGCCGGAAGCTCTCaattaaaaagtttaaagTTATCTCCTCTTCAGTATGCTTCTACAAGGGATGCGTTTATCGCAAAGGTTCCACAAAAGACATCTATTTGCCTCCAACATTTTAGCGTTGCCAACGGAACCTGCACATATACGCCACCTACATGACATAAGGCCGCCTGCATCAAACTTCAATAAGCAAGAATCGGCTCCCATACCCCAGTCTCCAACTGACTCACTAGCTCGACCACCAATGACACCCCAGCCCAATtcggaaaaaaaaaatcgtgGCTTAATGTATTCTTTCATCGGGGTTTCCGTGGTAGGTTTAATTCTTTGGTCCAAAAGTAACtccaagaaacaaaaactaCCCCTTTCAGCGCAGAAAGTCTGGAAGGAGGCCATATGGCAAGAAAGTGATAAGATGGAGTTCAATTACAAAAAGGCGTTAAGGAGGTATATTGAAGCTTTGGATGAATGCGATCGGTCTCATGTCGACCTATTGTCAGATGACTATACCAGAATAGAGCTGAAGATTGCTGAAATGTATGAGAAGCTCAATATGCTTGAGGAAGCTCAAAACTTGTACCAAGAATTATTAAGTCGGTTTTTCGAAGCGCTGAATGTTTCCGGCAAGATTGATGATAGTGAAAGAGGCGAGGTGCTAAGAAAAGACCTCCGAATTCTAATTAAATCATTAGAAATTAATAAAGATATAGAAAGTGGTAAGAAAAGATTGTTGCAACATTTGCTTTTAGCTCAAGAAGAGATTTTAAGCAAATCTCCAGAGTTgaaggaattttttgaaaatagaaaaaagaaactatcTATGATAAAGGACATCAACAGAGACCCTAATGATGACTTCAAAACATTTGTCAGCGAGGAAAATATCAAGTTTGATGATCAAGGCTATATGATCTTGGACTTGGAAAAGAATAGCAGTGCTTGGGAACcctttaaagaagaattttttactGCTAGAGATTTATATACGGCTTACTGTCTGTCGTCAAAGGATATTGCGGCTGCTCTAAGTTGCAAGATAACTAGCGTGGAGTGGATGGTTATGGCAGACATGCCACCAGGACAGATATTGCTATCACAGGCAAATTTGGGGTCACTGTTCTATCTTCAAGCAGAAAAACTGGAAGCTGATCTAAATCAATTAGAGCGggaaaaaagtaaagagTCTGACCAAGAGTTAGATATGGGAACATACATAAAAGCTGTTAGATTTGTACGCAAAAATCGCGACTTATGTCTGGAAAGAGCACAAAAATGTTACGACAGCGTCATTAATTTTgccaaaagaaatagaaaaattagGTTTCATGTAAAGGATCAACTGGATCCTTCGGTTGCACAATCAATTGCCCTATCTACCTATGGAATGGGTGTTTTAAGCCTTCACGAAGGTGTCTTAGCTAAAGCAGAAAAACTATTTAAAGATTCGATTACTATGGCTAAAGAGACTGAATTTAATGAGCTCCTTGCTGAAGCTGAGAAGGAGTTAGAAAAGACGA
This region includes:
- a CDS encoding putative peptide hydrolase (similar to YMR114C) — translated: MCGRFALAYDSGDLPVLLREWNLPVNPPKDASSIDQRPHDTEDTKDHATVSKDIFKASYNVSPTNYSAVYRPDVKAVQYMRWGLVPFWTKDASQFKTYRTFNARLENLQKSKMWMRPCEKKRCAVLMSGYFEWKTVGKKKTPYFISRRDGKLMFVAGMYDYVEKDDLYTFTIITAQGPKELEWLHERMPCVLEPGTKSWDAWMNVDKTEWSTEELVKLLKPEYDESKLQFYQVTDDVGKTTNTGERLIKPLLKEDSDMFSVKAEKKKTLFKTDIEQGVDNRSGKGSESVKGGDTLNQKKNLKENFYDELKKNEEQEESISSGEGSIGDRVKKEETSVSPKREGGEKKRNIVNMLGNQKDSRGKKKIKK
- the MGR3 gene encoding Mgr3p (Subunit of the mitochondrial (mt) i-AAA protease supercomplex~similar to YMR115W); this encodes MLLQGMRLSQRFHKRHLFASNILALPTEPAHIRHLHDIRPPASNFNKQESAPIPQSPTDSLARPPMTPQPNSEKKNRGLMYSFIGVSVVGLILWSKSNSKKQKLPLSAQKVWKEAIWQESDKMEFNYKKALRRYIEALDECDRSHVDLLSDDYTRIELKIAEMYEKLNMLEEAQNLYQELLSRFFEALNVSGKIDDSERGEVLRKDLRILIKSLEINKDIESGKKRLLQHLLLAQEEILSKSPELKEFFENRKKKLSMIKDINRDPNDDFKTFVSEENIKFDDQGYMILDLEKNSSAWEPFKEEFFTARDLYTAYCLSSKDIAAALSCKITSVEWMVMADMPPGQILLSQANLGSLFYLQAEKLEADLNQLEREKSKESDQELDMGTYIKAVRFVRKNRDLCLERAQKCYDSVINFAKRNRKIRFHVKDQLDPSVAQSIALSTYGMGVLSLHEGVLAKAEKLFKDSITMAKETEFNELLAEAEKELEKTTVLKAARKENLN
- the MED11 gene encoding Med11p (Subunit of the RNA polymerase II mediator complex~similar to YMR112C), with translation MQNVNMNSEMKQENETMQPPYIQERLKSLNDIESQLCSMLQEASQVTFIFGELKRGNESVKPQFENHVKQFYERLDKSTMQLRKEIQLLDDNVGTRLLPINVNKKALGQDTEKMEEQLDLLLAILDPSKSK
- the EUC1 gene encoding Euc1p (similar to YMR111C), which encodes MPAREYNYVEGFGEYGSLDDDDSDRDSERRNHDPRQRTITTSPTSVSRHAALNRYMVPGRNSNPLFRATDPAQPPIAPTSTAGPNNRSGPGRIKEHPETNFNAFLIAQLTRMEEQNSNLKEEISLMKKEQELFFLENQKKLEKGFKDINKYVEDVSAMKEVFKEVVGIMTGERIRFIDHTGENVTPQEAARVGNPSKSTQTHESHSRLTNWQEYSMHASILAGDPRIKPEPGLSDFENGEYDENQSDSNGNSENIALNNPDSTTNDDDINNQRDGTGNENDIRNRGGYVGTSYKLNRAIQNVTDAAREYFEGLPGQPSVLSLERRYGSTWRRSAKERTLFTKRMTIIKRIIDIKEDPSKYGLSLPENKISRNQAIKVVENIRLGNNTFKGHHCRLSMSQLYEYFSKKMDKLEDYSLTLKRRGKPRRIFLLEEREARLSLQQPRSIPNSSTSTPENDHDT
- the FOL3 gene encoding dihydrofolate synthase (Dihydrofolate synthetase, involved in folic acid biosynthesis~similar to YMR113W), giving the protein MAIELGLSRITKLLEHLGNPQNSLRVLHIAGTNGKGSVCTYLSSVLQQKSCQIGKFTTPHLVHVTDSITINNKPIPLERYRNIRLKLEALNKSHSLKCTEFELLTCTAFKYFYDVQCQWCVIEVGLGGRLDATNVIPGANKACCGITKIGLDHESFLGNTLSEISKEKAGIITKGVPFTVIDGTNEPNVIKVVKDRCKALESKLFITDPQLNGNMIDTKSWGCFDLAKLPLNGEYQIFNLRVAMGMLDYLQINELINITKNEVSSRLANVEWPGRLYRMDYCYDKLSNGTLPILMDGAHNGSAATELVKYLRKEYGNQPLTFVMAVTYGKSLEPLLQPLLRPVDRIILTRFNNVEGMPWIHATDPEEIKDFILTQGYTSEIEIENELHQVLPSLAHVSKEQRRPIVVCGSLYLCGELLRIHNSHLRN